From Cotesia glomerata isolate CgM1 linkage group LG2, MPM_Cglom_v2.3, whole genome shotgun sequence, a single genomic window includes:
- the LOC123258572 gene encoding endophilin-A isoform X8, with amino-acid sequence MAFAGLKKQINKANQYMTEKMGGAEGTKLDVDFVDMERKTDVTCELVEELQMKTKEFLQPNPTARAKMAAVKGISKLSGQAKASTYPQPEGVLGDCMLLYGKKMGEDSIFAQALIEMGEAMKQMADVKYSLDDNIKQNFLEPLHHLQTKDLKEVMHHRKKLQGRRLDFDCKRRRQAKAMVKNSSSPHFGSPAKSSFTSAHVGSHVSDDEIRQAEEKFAESLHLAQMGMFNLLENDVEQVAQLATFSEGLLEYHQQCIEILKVLTETLLEKKDEAANRPKLEFVPKTLADLHVEGLSLGDGMNASPLPSPSKSPARTPMPKQPCCTALYDFEPENPGELGFKENDTITLIQRIDDNWFEGSVNGRTGFFPVSYVQIVQPLP; translated from the exons ATGGCGTTCGCGGGACTTAAAAAGCAAATTAACAAAGCTAATCAA tatatgACGGAGAAGATGGGCGGGGCTGAAGGAACAAAGCTTGATGTAGATTTTGTTGATATGGAAAGA aaaacagATGTTACTTGTGAACTTGTTGAAGAACTACAAATGAaaacaaaagaatttttacaacCGAATCCAACTGCAAGAGCTAAAATGGCAGCAGTTAAAGGAATAAGTAAGCTAAGCGGTCAAGCTAAAGCTTCAACTTATCCACAACCTGAAGGTGTTCTTGGCGATTGCATGCTACTTTACGGCAAAAAAATGGGCGAAGATAGTATTTTTG CTCAAGCTTTGATAGAGATGGGTGAAGCGATGAAACAAATGGCTGACGTAAAATACTCTCTTGACGATAACATAAAACAAAACTTTTTAGAACCTCTGCACCATCTGCAGACCAAAGATTTGAAGGAAGTTATG CATCATCGAAAGAAACTTCAAGGACGCCGGTTAGATTTTGATTGTAAGCGTCGACGGCAAGCAAAAG CTATGGTCAAAAACTCGAGCAGTCCACACTTTGGTAGCCCAGCGAAGTCAAGTTTTACGTCAGCTCACGTGG GTTCTCATGTTTCAGACGACGAGATTCGTCAAGCTGAAGAGAAATTTGCCGAAAGTCTTCATTTGGCCCAGATGGGGATGTTCAATCTCTTGGAAAATGAT gttGAGCAAGTGGCCCAGTTAGCTACTTTCAGTGAGGGTTTGCTCGAATATCACCAACAGTGCATTGAAATACTTAAAGTTTTAACCGAAACGCTATTAGAAAA GAAAGACGAGGCAGCCAATCGACCAAAATTGGAATTTGTTCCCAAAACATTAGCAGATCTACATGTGGAAGGATTGTCCTTGGGAGACGGAATGAACG cGTCTCCATTGCCATCTCCTAGTAAATCACCAGCAAGAACGCCAATGCCTAAACAGCCTTGTTGCACGGCACTCTATGATTTTGAGCCTGAAAATCCTGGTGAACTTGGATTTAAG gAAAATGACACAATTACATTAATCCAAAGGATCGATGACAATTGGTTTGAAGGAAGTGTAAATGGTCGTACAGGATTTTTCCCTGTGTCATATGTTCAGATTGTTCAGCCATTGCCATAA
- the LOC123258572 gene encoding endophilin-A isoform X1: MAFAGLKKQINKANQYMTEKMGGAEGTKLDVDFVDMERKTDVTCELVEELQMKTKEFLQPNPTARAKMAAVKGISKLSGQAKASTYPQPEGVLGDCMLLYGKKMGEDSIFAQALIEMGEAMKQMADVKYSLDDNIKQNFLEPLHHLQTKDLKEVMHHRKKLQGRRLDFDCKRRRQAKAMVKNSSSPHFGSPAKSSFTSAHVGSHVSDDEIRQAEEKFAESLHLAQMGMFNLLENDVEQVAQLATFSEGLLEYHQQCIEILKVLTETLLEKKDEAANRPKLEFVPKTLADLHVEGLSLGDGMNGGNFFLHGASRAGSPVHGDGKRSQLELFPAGNPPQSTNASPLPSPSKSPARTPMPKQPCCTALYDFEPENPGELGFKENDTITLIQRIDDNWFEGSVNGRTGFFPVSYVQIVQPLP, from the exons ATGGCGTTCGCGGGACTTAAAAAGCAAATTAACAAAGCTAATCAA tatatgACGGAGAAGATGGGCGGGGCTGAAGGAACAAAGCTTGATGTAGATTTTGTTGATATGGAAAGA aaaacagATGTTACTTGTGAACTTGTTGAAGAACTACAAATGAaaacaaaagaatttttacaacCGAATCCAACTGCAAGAGCTAAAATGGCAGCAGTTAAAGGAATAAGTAAGCTAAGCGGTCAAGCTAAAGCTTCAACTTATCCACAACCTGAAGGTGTTCTTGGCGATTGCATGCTACTTTACGGCAAAAAAATGGGCGAAGATAGTATTTTTG CTCAAGCTTTGATAGAGATGGGTGAAGCGATGAAACAAATGGCTGACGTAAAATACTCTCTTGACGATAACATAAAACAAAACTTTTTAGAACCTCTGCACCATCTGCAGACCAAAGATTTGAAGGAAGTTATG CATCATCGAAAGAAACTTCAAGGACGCCGGTTAGATTTTGATTGTAAGCGTCGACGGCAAGCAAAAG CTATGGTCAAAAACTCGAGCAGTCCACACTTTGGTAGCCCAGCGAAGTCAAGTTTTACGTCAGCTCACGTGG GTTCTCATGTTTCAGACGACGAGATTCGTCAAGCTGAAGAGAAATTTGCCGAAAGTCTTCATTTGGCCCAGATGGGGATGTTCAATCTCTTGGAAAATGAT gttGAGCAAGTGGCCCAGTTAGCTACTTTCAGTGAGGGTTTGCTCGAATATCACCAACAGTGCATTGAAATACTTAAAGTTTTAACCGAAACGCTATTAGAAAA GAAAGACGAGGCAGCCAATCGACCAAAATTGGAATTTGTTCCCAAAACATTAGCAGATCTACATGTGGAAGGATTGTCCTTGGGAGACGGAATGAACGGTGGGAACTTCTTTCTTCACg GAGCAAGTCGAGCTGGGTCTCCGGTTCACGGGGACGGGAAGCGCTCTCAGCTCGAGCTATTTCCGGCCGGAAACCCACCGCAATCTACCAATG cGTCTCCATTGCCATCTCCTAGTAAATCACCAGCAAGAACGCCAATGCCTAAACAGCCTTGTTGCACGGCACTCTATGATTTTGAGCCTGAAAATCCTGGTGAACTTGGATTTAAG gAAAATGACACAATTACATTAATCCAAAGGATCGATGACAATTGGTTTGAAGGAAGTGTAAATGGTCGTACAGGATTTTTCCCTGTGTCATATGTTCAGATTGTTCAGCCATTGCCATAA
- the LOC123258572 gene encoding endophilin-A isoform X5, producing MAFAGLKKQINKANQYMTEKMGGAEGTKLDVDFVDMERKTDVTCELVEELQMKTKEFLQPNPTARAKMAAVKGISKLSGQAKASTYPQPEGVLGDCMLLYGKKMGEDSIFAQALIEMGEAMKQMADVKYSLDDNIKQNFLEPLHHLQTKDLKEVMHHRKKLQGRRLDFDCKRRRQAKDDEIRQAEEKFAESLHLAQMGMFNLLENDVEQVAQLATFSEGLLEYHQQCIEILKVLTETLLEKKDEAANRPKLEFVPKTLADLHVEGLSLGDGMNGGNFFLHGASRAGSPVHGDGKRSQLELFPAGNPPQSTNASPLPSPSKSPARTPMPKQPCCTALYDFEPENPGELGFKENDTITLIQRIDDNWFEGSVNGRTGFFPVSYVQIVQPLP from the exons ATGGCGTTCGCGGGACTTAAAAAGCAAATTAACAAAGCTAATCAA tatatgACGGAGAAGATGGGCGGGGCTGAAGGAACAAAGCTTGATGTAGATTTTGTTGATATGGAAAGA aaaacagATGTTACTTGTGAACTTGTTGAAGAACTACAAATGAaaacaaaagaatttttacaacCGAATCCAACTGCAAGAGCTAAAATGGCAGCAGTTAAAGGAATAAGTAAGCTAAGCGGTCAAGCTAAAGCTTCAACTTATCCACAACCTGAAGGTGTTCTTGGCGATTGCATGCTACTTTACGGCAAAAAAATGGGCGAAGATAGTATTTTTG CTCAAGCTTTGATAGAGATGGGTGAAGCGATGAAACAAATGGCTGACGTAAAATACTCTCTTGACGATAACATAAAACAAAACTTTTTAGAACCTCTGCACCATCTGCAGACCAAAGATTTGAAGGAAGTTATG CATCATCGAAAGAAACTTCAAGGACGCCGGTTAGATTTTGATTGTAAGCGTCGACGGCAAGCAAAAG ACGACGAGATTCGTCAAGCTGAAGAGAAATTTGCCGAAAGTCTTCATTTGGCCCAGATGGGGATGTTCAATCTCTTGGAAAATGAT gttGAGCAAGTGGCCCAGTTAGCTACTTTCAGTGAGGGTTTGCTCGAATATCACCAACAGTGCATTGAAATACTTAAAGTTTTAACCGAAACGCTATTAGAAAA GAAAGACGAGGCAGCCAATCGACCAAAATTGGAATTTGTTCCCAAAACATTAGCAGATCTACATGTGGAAGGATTGTCCTTGGGAGACGGAATGAACGGTGGGAACTTCTTTCTTCACg GAGCAAGTCGAGCTGGGTCTCCGGTTCACGGGGACGGGAAGCGCTCTCAGCTCGAGCTATTTCCGGCCGGAAACCCACCGCAATCTACCAATG cGTCTCCATTGCCATCTCCTAGTAAATCACCAGCAAGAACGCCAATGCCTAAACAGCCTTGTTGCACGGCACTCTATGATTTTGAGCCTGAAAATCCTGGTGAACTTGGATTTAAG gAAAATGACACAATTACATTAATCCAAAGGATCGATGACAATTGGTTTGAAGGAAGTGTAAATGGTCGTACAGGATTTTTCCCTGTGTCATATGTTCAGATTGTTCAGCCATTGCCATAA
- the LOC123258572 gene encoding endophilin-A isoform X4, with protein MAFAGLKKQINKANQYMTEKMGGAEGTKLDVDFVDMERKTDVTCELVEELQMKTKEFLQPNPTARAKMAAVKGISKLSGQAKASTYPQPEGVLGDCMLLYGKKMGEDSIFAQALIEMGEAMKQMADVKYSLDDNIKQNFLEPLHHLQTKDLKEVMHHRKKLQGRRLDFDCKRRRQAKGSHVSDDEIRQAEEKFAESLHLAQMGMFNLLENDVEQVAQLATFSEGLLEYHQQCIEILKVLTETLLEKKDEAANRPKLEFVPKTLADLHVEGLSLGDGMNGGNFFLHGASRAGSPVHGDGKRSQLELFPAGNPPQSTNASPLPSPSKSPARTPMPKQPCCTALYDFEPENPGELGFKENDTITLIQRIDDNWFEGSVNGRTGFFPVSYVQIVQPLP; from the exons ATGGCGTTCGCGGGACTTAAAAAGCAAATTAACAAAGCTAATCAA tatatgACGGAGAAGATGGGCGGGGCTGAAGGAACAAAGCTTGATGTAGATTTTGTTGATATGGAAAGA aaaacagATGTTACTTGTGAACTTGTTGAAGAACTACAAATGAaaacaaaagaatttttacaacCGAATCCAACTGCAAGAGCTAAAATGGCAGCAGTTAAAGGAATAAGTAAGCTAAGCGGTCAAGCTAAAGCTTCAACTTATCCACAACCTGAAGGTGTTCTTGGCGATTGCATGCTACTTTACGGCAAAAAAATGGGCGAAGATAGTATTTTTG CTCAAGCTTTGATAGAGATGGGTGAAGCGATGAAACAAATGGCTGACGTAAAATACTCTCTTGACGATAACATAAAACAAAACTTTTTAGAACCTCTGCACCATCTGCAGACCAAAGATTTGAAGGAAGTTATG CATCATCGAAAGAAACTTCAAGGACGCCGGTTAGATTTTGATTGTAAGCGTCGACGGCAAGCAAAAG GTTCTCATGTTTCAGACGACGAGATTCGTCAAGCTGAAGAGAAATTTGCCGAAAGTCTTCATTTGGCCCAGATGGGGATGTTCAATCTCTTGGAAAATGAT gttGAGCAAGTGGCCCAGTTAGCTACTTTCAGTGAGGGTTTGCTCGAATATCACCAACAGTGCATTGAAATACTTAAAGTTTTAACCGAAACGCTATTAGAAAA GAAAGACGAGGCAGCCAATCGACCAAAATTGGAATTTGTTCCCAAAACATTAGCAGATCTACATGTGGAAGGATTGTCCTTGGGAGACGGAATGAACGGTGGGAACTTCTTTCTTCACg GAGCAAGTCGAGCTGGGTCTCCGGTTCACGGGGACGGGAAGCGCTCTCAGCTCGAGCTATTTCCGGCCGGAAACCCACCGCAATCTACCAATG cGTCTCCATTGCCATCTCCTAGTAAATCACCAGCAAGAACGCCAATGCCTAAACAGCCTTGTTGCACGGCACTCTATGATTTTGAGCCTGAAAATCCTGGTGAACTTGGATTTAAG gAAAATGACACAATTACATTAATCCAAAGGATCGATGACAATTGGTTTGAAGGAAGTGTAAATGGTCGTACAGGATTTTTCCCTGTGTCATATGTTCAGATTGTTCAGCCATTGCCATAA
- the LOC123258572 gene encoding endophilin-A isoform X2 — translation MAFAGLKKQINKANQYMTEKMGGAEGTKLDVDFVDMERKTDVTCELVEELQMKTKEFLQPNPTARAKMAAVKGISKLSGQAKASTYPQPEGVLGDCMLLYGKKMGEDSIFAQALIEMGEAMKQMADVKYSLDDNIKQNFLEPLHHLQTKDLKEVMHHRKKLQGRRLDFDCKRRRQAKAMVKNSSSPHFGSPAKSSFTSAHVDDEIRQAEEKFAESLHLAQMGMFNLLENDVEQVAQLATFSEGLLEYHQQCIEILKVLTETLLEKKDEAANRPKLEFVPKTLADLHVEGLSLGDGMNGGNFFLHGASRAGSPVHGDGKRSQLELFPAGNPPQSTNASPLPSPSKSPARTPMPKQPCCTALYDFEPENPGELGFKENDTITLIQRIDDNWFEGSVNGRTGFFPVSYVQIVQPLP, via the exons ATGGCGTTCGCGGGACTTAAAAAGCAAATTAACAAAGCTAATCAA tatatgACGGAGAAGATGGGCGGGGCTGAAGGAACAAAGCTTGATGTAGATTTTGTTGATATGGAAAGA aaaacagATGTTACTTGTGAACTTGTTGAAGAACTACAAATGAaaacaaaagaatttttacaacCGAATCCAACTGCAAGAGCTAAAATGGCAGCAGTTAAAGGAATAAGTAAGCTAAGCGGTCAAGCTAAAGCTTCAACTTATCCACAACCTGAAGGTGTTCTTGGCGATTGCATGCTACTTTACGGCAAAAAAATGGGCGAAGATAGTATTTTTG CTCAAGCTTTGATAGAGATGGGTGAAGCGATGAAACAAATGGCTGACGTAAAATACTCTCTTGACGATAACATAAAACAAAACTTTTTAGAACCTCTGCACCATCTGCAGACCAAAGATTTGAAGGAAGTTATG CATCATCGAAAGAAACTTCAAGGACGCCGGTTAGATTTTGATTGTAAGCGTCGACGGCAAGCAAAAG CTATGGTCAAAAACTCGAGCAGTCCACACTTTGGTAGCCCAGCGAAGTCAAGTTTTACGTCAGCTCACGTGG ACGACGAGATTCGTCAAGCTGAAGAGAAATTTGCCGAAAGTCTTCATTTGGCCCAGATGGGGATGTTCAATCTCTTGGAAAATGAT gttGAGCAAGTGGCCCAGTTAGCTACTTTCAGTGAGGGTTTGCTCGAATATCACCAACAGTGCATTGAAATACTTAAAGTTTTAACCGAAACGCTATTAGAAAA GAAAGACGAGGCAGCCAATCGACCAAAATTGGAATTTGTTCCCAAAACATTAGCAGATCTACATGTGGAAGGATTGTCCTTGGGAGACGGAATGAACGGTGGGAACTTCTTTCTTCACg GAGCAAGTCGAGCTGGGTCTCCGGTTCACGGGGACGGGAAGCGCTCTCAGCTCGAGCTATTTCCGGCCGGAAACCCACCGCAATCTACCAATG cGTCTCCATTGCCATCTCCTAGTAAATCACCAGCAAGAACGCCAATGCCTAAACAGCCTTGTTGCACGGCACTCTATGATTTTGAGCCTGAAAATCCTGGTGAACTTGGATTTAAG gAAAATGACACAATTACATTAATCCAAAGGATCGATGACAATTGGTTTGAAGGAAGTGTAAATGGTCGTACAGGATTTTTCCCTGTGTCATATGTTCAGATTGTTCAGCCATTGCCATAA
- the LOC123258572 gene encoding endophilin-A isoform X3, translating into MAFAGLKKQINKANQYMTEKMGGAEGTKLDVDFVDMERKTDVTCELVEELQMKTKEFLQPNPTARAKMAAVKGISKLSGQAKASTYPQPEGVLGDCMLLYGKKMGEDSIFAQALIEMGEAMKQMADVKYSLDDNIKQNFLEPLHHLQTKDLKEVMHHRKKLQGRRLDFDCKRRRQAKAMVKNSSSPHFGSPAKSSFTSAHVGSHVSDDEIRQAEEKFAESLHLAQMGMFNLLENDVEQVAQLATFSEGLLEYHQQCIEILKVLTETLLEKKDEAANRPKLEFVPKTLADLHVEGLSLGDGMNGASRAGSPVHGDGKRSQLELFPAGNPPQSTNASPLPSPSKSPARTPMPKQPCCTALYDFEPENPGELGFKENDTITLIQRIDDNWFEGSVNGRTGFFPVSYVQIVQPLP; encoded by the exons ATGGCGTTCGCGGGACTTAAAAAGCAAATTAACAAAGCTAATCAA tatatgACGGAGAAGATGGGCGGGGCTGAAGGAACAAAGCTTGATGTAGATTTTGTTGATATGGAAAGA aaaacagATGTTACTTGTGAACTTGTTGAAGAACTACAAATGAaaacaaaagaatttttacaacCGAATCCAACTGCAAGAGCTAAAATGGCAGCAGTTAAAGGAATAAGTAAGCTAAGCGGTCAAGCTAAAGCTTCAACTTATCCACAACCTGAAGGTGTTCTTGGCGATTGCATGCTACTTTACGGCAAAAAAATGGGCGAAGATAGTATTTTTG CTCAAGCTTTGATAGAGATGGGTGAAGCGATGAAACAAATGGCTGACGTAAAATACTCTCTTGACGATAACATAAAACAAAACTTTTTAGAACCTCTGCACCATCTGCAGACCAAAGATTTGAAGGAAGTTATG CATCATCGAAAGAAACTTCAAGGACGCCGGTTAGATTTTGATTGTAAGCGTCGACGGCAAGCAAAAG CTATGGTCAAAAACTCGAGCAGTCCACACTTTGGTAGCCCAGCGAAGTCAAGTTTTACGTCAGCTCACGTGG GTTCTCATGTTTCAGACGACGAGATTCGTCAAGCTGAAGAGAAATTTGCCGAAAGTCTTCATTTGGCCCAGATGGGGATGTTCAATCTCTTGGAAAATGAT gttGAGCAAGTGGCCCAGTTAGCTACTTTCAGTGAGGGTTTGCTCGAATATCACCAACAGTGCATTGAAATACTTAAAGTTTTAACCGAAACGCTATTAGAAAA GAAAGACGAGGCAGCCAATCGACCAAAATTGGAATTTGTTCCCAAAACATTAGCAGATCTACATGTGGAAGGATTGTCCTTGGGAGACGGAATGAACG GAGCAAGTCGAGCTGGGTCTCCGGTTCACGGGGACGGGAAGCGCTCTCAGCTCGAGCTATTTCCGGCCGGAAACCCACCGCAATCTACCAATG cGTCTCCATTGCCATCTCCTAGTAAATCACCAGCAAGAACGCCAATGCCTAAACAGCCTTGTTGCACGGCACTCTATGATTTTGAGCCTGAAAATCCTGGTGAACTTGGATTTAAG gAAAATGACACAATTACATTAATCCAAAGGATCGATGACAATTGGTTTGAAGGAAGTGTAAATGGTCGTACAGGATTTTTCCCTGTGTCATATGTTCAGATTGTTCAGCCATTGCCATAA
- the LOC123258572 gene encoding endophilin-A isoform X6: MAFAGLKKQINKANQYMTEKMGGAEGTKLDVDFVDMERKTDVTCELVEELQMKTKEFLQPNPTARAKMAAVKGISKLSGQAKASTYPQPEGVLGDCMLLYGKKMGEDSIFAQALIEMGEAMKQMADVKYSLDDNIKQNFLEPLHHLQTKDLKEVMHHRKKLQGRRLDFDCKRRRQAKGSHVSDDEIRQAEEKFAESLHLAQMGMFNLLENDVEQVAQLATFSEGLLEYHQQCIEILKVLTETLLEKKDEAANRPKLEFVPKTLADLHVEGLSLGDGMNGASRAGSPVHGDGKRSQLELFPAGNPPQSTNASPLPSPSKSPARTPMPKQPCCTALYDFEPENPGELGFKENDTITLIQRIDDNWFEGSVNGRTGFFPVSYVQIVQPLP; this comes from the exons ATGGCGTTCGCGGGACTTAAAAAGCAAATTAACAAAGCTAATCAA tatatgACGGAGAAGATGGGCGGGGCTGAAGGAACAAAGCTTGATGTAGATTTTGTTGATATGGAAAGA aaaacagATGTTACTTGTGAACTTGTTGAAGAACTACAAATGAaaacaaaagaatttttacaacCGAATCCAACTGCAAGAGCTAAAATGGCAGCAGTTAAAGGAATAAGTAAGCTAAGCGGTCAAGCTAAAGCTTCAACTTATCCACAACCTGAAGGTGTTCTTGGCGATTGCATGCTACTTTACGGCAAAAAAATGGGCGAAGATAGTATTTTTG CTCAAGCTTTGATAGAGATGGGTGAAGCGATGAAACAAATGGCTGACGTAAAATACTCTCTTGACGATAACATAAAACAAAACTTTTTAGAACCTCTGCACCATCTGCAGACCAAAGATTTGAAGGAAGTTATG CATCATCGAAAGAAACTTCAAGGACGCCGGTTAGATTTTGATTGTAAGCGTCGACGGCAAGCAAAAG GTTCTCATGTTTCAGACGACGAGATTCGTCAAGCTGAAGAGAAATTTGCCGAAAGTCTTCATTTGGCCCAGATGGGGATGTTCAATCTCTTGGAAAATGAT gttGAGCAAGTGGCCCAGTTAGCTACTTTCAGTGAGGGTTTGCTCGAATATCACCAACAGTGCATTGAAATACTTAAAGTTTTAACCGAAACGCTATTAGAAAA GAAAGACGAGGCAGCCAATCGACCAAAATTGGAATTTGTTCCCAAAACATTAGCAGATCTACATGTGGAAGGATTGTCCTTGGGAGACGGAATGAACG GAGCAAGTCGAGCTGGGTCTCCGGTTCACGGGGACGGGAAGCGCTCTCAGCTCGAGCTATTTCCGGCCGGAAACCCACCGCAATCTACCAATG cGTCTCCATTGCCATCTCCTAGTAAATCACCAGCAAGAACGCCAATGCCTAAACAGCCTTGTTGCACGGCACTCTATGATTTTGAGCCTGAAAATCCTGGTGAACTTGGATTTAAG gAAAATGACACAATTACATTAATCCAAAGGATCGATGACAATTGGTTTGAAGGAAGTGTAAATGGTCGTACAGGATTTTTCCCTGTGTCATATGTTCAGATTGTTCAGCCATTGCCATAA
- the LOC123258572 gene encoding endophilin-A isoform X7: MAFAGLKKQINKANQYMTEKMGGAEGTKLDVDFVDMERKTDVTCELVEELQMKTKEFLQPNPTARAKMAAVKGISKLSGQAKASTYPQPEGVLGDCMLLYGKKMGEDSIFAQALIEMGEAMKQMADVKYSLDDNIKQNFLEPLHHLQTKDLKEVMHHRKKLQGRRLDFDCKRRRQAKAMVKNSSSPHFGSPAKSSFTSAHVGSHVSDDEIRQAEEKFAESLHLAQMGMFNLLENDVEQVAQLATFSEGLLEYHQQCIEILKVLTETLLEKKDEAANRPKLEFVPKTLADLHVEGLSLGDGMNGGNFFLHASPLPSPSKSPARTPMPKQPCCTALYDFEPENPGELGFKENDTITLIQRIDDNWFEGSVNGRTGFFPVSYVQIVQPLP, from the exons ATGGCGTTCGCGGGACTTAAAAAGCAAATTAACAAAGCTAATCAA tatatgACGGAGAAGATGGGCGGGGCTGAAGGAACAAAGCTTGATGTAGATTTTGTTGATATGGAAAGA aaaacagATGTTACTTGTGAACTTGTTGAAGAACTACAAATGAaaacaaaagaatttttacaacCGAATCCAACTGCAAGAGCTAAAATGGCAGCAGTTAAAGGAATAAGTAAGCTAAGCGGTCAAGCTAAAGCTTCAACTTATCCACAACCTGAAGGTGTTCTTGGCGATTGCATGCTACTTTACGGCAAAAAAATGGGCGAAGATAGTATTTTTG CTCAAGCTTTGATAGAGATGGGTGAAGCGATGAAACAAATGGCTGACGTAAAATACTCTCTTGACGATAACATAAAACAAAACTTTTTAGAACCTCTGCACCATCTGCAGACCAAAGATTTGAAGGAAGTTATG CATCATCGAAAGAAACTTCAAGGACGCCGGTTAGATTTTGATTGTAAGCGTCGACGGCAAGCAAAAG CTATGGTCAAAAACTCGAGCAGTCCACACTTTGGTAGCCCAGCGAAGTCAAGTTTTACGTCAGCTCACGTGG GTTCTCATGTTTCAGACGACGAGATTCGTCAAGCTGAAGAGAAATTTGCCGAAAGTCTTCATTTGGCCCAGATGGGGATGTTCAATCTCTTGGAAAATGAT gttGAGCAAGTGGCCCAGTTAGCTACTTTCAGTGAGGGTTTGCTCGAATATCACCAACAGTGCATTGAAATACTTAAAGTTTTAACCGAAACGCTATTAGAAAA GAAAGACGAGGCAGCCAATCGACCAAAATTGGAATTTGTTCCCAAAACATTAGCAGATCTACATGTGGAAGGATTGTCCTTGGGAGACGGAATGAACGGTGGGAACTTCTTTCTTCACg cGTCTCCATTGCCATCTCCTAGTAAATCACCAGCAAGAACGCCAATGCCTAAACAGCCTTGTTGCACGGCACTCTATGATTTTGAGCCTGAAAATCCTGGTGAACTTGGATTTAAG gAAAATGACACAATTACATTAATCCAAAGGATCGATGACAATTGGTTTGAAGGAAGTGTAAATGGTCGTACAGGATTTTTCCCTGTGTCATATGTTCAGATTGTTCAGCCATTGCCATAA